One Puniceicoccaceae bacterium genomic window carries:
- a CDS encoding acyl-CoA carboxylase subunit beta: MAIDPKLIEELNIRRQEAFDGGGKDKLAKRKEKGLLSARERLDILFDEGSFQEFGMHAQNSCKSFGLAEKKMPGDGVVTGIGYVNGRLVAAYAHDFTVSGGSLGRIHAKKVCTLMDYAMKAGCPIVCVNDSGGARIQEGVDSLSGYGQIFFRNVQASGLIPQISIIAGSCAGGAAYSPALTDFLIMTRKNSAMFICGPQVIRSATGEQAELEQFATAAAHASVSGNIHMVAEDDGHAVELSKTLLSYLPLNNMDEPPHQLTDQISFEENPVFNELIPSDSKMAFDVHKVIHALVDEGSFFEIMKDYAKNIVTGFARIDGVVVGIVANQPNFKAGCLDIDASDKGARFVRVCNIYHIPIVTLVDVPGFFPGLAQERGGIIRHGAKMLFAYGAATVPKITLIMRKAYGGAYLAMCSSDLGADLVYAWPSAEIAVMGADGAVKIIFGKQLKEAENPSDLMAKLNAQYREEFASPYQAAANGLITDVIDPSATRGTISLGLRSLLSKRETRPPKKHGNIPL; this comes from the coding sequence ATGGCAATCGATCCAAAATTGATTGAGGAACTCAACATCCGTCGTCAGGAGGCGTTTGATGGTGGGGGCAAGGACAAACTGGCAAAGCGCAAAGAGAAAGGGTTGCTGTCGGCCCGGGAACGTCTGGACATTCTGTTTGACGAAGGCTCGTTCCAGGAGTTTGGAATGCATGCCCAGAACAGTTGCAAGAGCTTTGGACTCGCGGAGAAGAAAATGCCGGGGGACGGTGTTGTCACGGGCATCGGGTATGTGAATGGGCGTCTGGTGGCGGCCTATGCGCATGATTTTACGGTCAGCGGAGGATCCCTGGGGCGCATTCATGCGAAGAAGGTATGCACGCTGATGGACTACGCCATGAAGGCGGGATGTCCGATTGTCTGCGTCAACGATTCGGGAGGGGCCCGGATCCAGGAGGGTGTGGATTCGCTTTCCGGATATGGACAGATCTTTTTTCGCAACGTGCAGGCGTCCGGATTGATTCCGCAGATTTCCATCATCGCAGGTTCCTGCGCGGGGGGTGCTGCTTATTCTCCGGCACTGACTGACTTTCTCATCATGACGCGCAAGAACTCTGCGATGTTCATTTGCGGTCCTCAGGTGATCCGCAGTGCCACTGGCGAGCAGGCCGAACTGGAGCAGTTTGCAACTGCCGCAGCCCATGCCTCGGTGAGTGGAAATATTCACATGGTTGCTGAGGATGACGGTCACGCAGTGGAATTGTCAAAAACACTGCTGTCTTACCTTCCGCTCAATAACATGGATGAGCCACCACACCAGCTGACCGATCAGATCAGTTTTGAGGAGAACCCGGTTTTCAATGAGCTGATTCCATCGGACTCGAAGATGGCCTTTGATGTGCACAAGGTGATCCATGCCCTGGTGGACGAAGGGAGTTTCTTCGAGATCATGAAGGACTACGCGAAGAATATTGTGACGGGATTTGCGCGCATCGACGGAGTGGTGGTCGGTATTGTAGCGAACCAGCCGAACTTCAAGGCGGGTTGCCTGGACATCGACGCCTCGGACAAGGGAGCGCGCTTTGTGAGGGTGTGCAATATCTATCACATTCCGATTGTGACGCTGGTGGATGTGCCGGGATTTTTTCCGGGGCTTGCGCAGGAGCGTGGAGGCATCATCCGGCACGGGGCCAAGATGCTTTTTGCCTATGGGGCAGCCACGGTGCCCAAGATCACGCTGATCATGCGCAAGGCGTATGGTGGTGCCTATCTGGCAATGTGCAGCTCAGATCTGGGTGCTGATCTCGTGTATGCATGGCCGAGTGCCGAGATTGCAGTGATGGGCGCGGATGGTGCGGTGAAGATCATCTTTGGCAAACAGCTCAAGGAGGCCGAAAATCCGAGTGATCTGATGGCAAAACTGAATGCCCAGTACCGGGAGGAGTTTGCGTCTCCCTACCAGGCGGCAGCGAACGGGTTGATCACGGACGTGATTGATCCCTCTGCAACACGTGGCACGATCTCACTTGGCCTTCGAAGCCTGCTTTCGAAGCGTGAAACCCGCCCGCCAAAAAAACACGGAAATATTCCGCTCTAA
- a CDS encoding OadG family protein: MIILATLHDFSDALIHLAGFVFVLFVLSLLWVLLEAVGAFFRARDKRPVMAVASAPAAVTSVPASSDQGIPEEEVVVIASAVAMLLGKRAHRIVSIRSSGLDWSREGRRQLLQSHRVQK, translated from the coding sequence ATGATTATACTGGCAACCTTGCACGATTTTTCGGACGCGCTGATCCATCTTGCCGGATTTGTATTTGTGCTGTTTGTACTAAGCCTGCTCTGGGTGCTGCTCGAAGCAGTCGGAGCGTTTTTTCGGGCACGGGACAAGCGGCCAGTAATGGCTGTGGCAAGCGCACCCGCTGCGGTGACGTCCGTCCCTGCGAGTTCTGATCAGGGAATTCCCGAGGAAGAAGTGGTCGTGATCGCTTCAGCGGTGGCGATGTTGCTGGGCAAACGCGCGCATCGCATTGTTTCGATCCGAAGCTCGGGTCTTGACTGGAGTCGGGAAGGACGGCGCCAGCTACTTCAATCCCATCGCGTTCAGAAATAG
- a CDS encoding biotin/lipoyl-containing protein — protein sequence MKKKLRITVKGQTYDVIAEILDDEIASPARSASVPVAATHTDVPAAAPAPTAKSSAPAPAAQGDLPSPIAGTVVSVQKPVGSSVAEGDVVMVLEAMKMNTEVTAPGSGKVTAVHVAVGQNIEEGQALMTIA from the coding sequence ATGAAGAAAAAATTACGCATTACGGTCAAAGGCCAAACCTACGATGTGATCGCCGAGATCCTCGACGATGAAATTGCCTCTCCAGCTCGAAGTGCTTCGGTGCCAGTGGCAGCTACTCACACCGATGTTCCTGCCGCTGCACCGGCACCCACTGCAAAGAGTTCAGCACCTGCACCTGCGGCTCAAGGGGATCTTCCCAGTCCAATTGCGGGCACGGTAGTTTCTGTTCAGAAACCCGTTGGCAGCTCCGTCGCAGAGGGTGATGTGGTGATGGTGTTGGAGGCCATGAAAATGAACACGGAAGTGACGGCACCCGGCTCGGGTAAAGTCACTGCAGTTCATGTTGCTGTTGGGCAGAATATTGAAGAGGGGCAGGCCCTGATGACCATCGCCTGA